One stretch of Rhipicephalus sanguineus isolate Rsan-2018 chromosome 10, BIME_Rsan_1.4, whole genome shotgun sequence DNA includes these proteins:
- the LOC119372467 gene encoding uncharacterized protein LOC119372467, whose translation MLTNTDVLIKFVPSWHPELPHCQCVKKSKTADECNFQRKELDKANRRNSEIPMQDLVNFVLLVLALTVMVQNVSAGKVLNSHCVGLEYLKCFKSVSCSILPWTTRSSARTIMQVHQ comes from the exons ATGCTGACGAACACCGATGTACTCATCAAATTCGTGCCATCTTGGCACCCAGAGCTTCCTCATTGCCAATGtgtaaagaaaagcaaaactgcTGACGAGTGTAACTTTCAGCGCAAGGAACTTGATAAAGCTAACAGG CGCAACAGTGAGATACCAATGCAAGACCTCGTGAATTTTGTACTTCTGGTGCTCGCACTCACAGTCATGGTGCA GAATGTGTCTGCTGGTAAAGTGCTTAACAGCCACTGTGTTGGTCTA GAATATCTCAAGTGCTTCAAATCAGTGTCTTGCTCTA TTTTGCCTTGGACCACGCGATCGAGTGCGCGGACCATTATGCAGGTGCATCAATAA